The following proteins are co-located in the Trichormus variabilis 0441 genome:
- a CDS encoding YnfA family protein, which yields MLFFVLAGLCEIGGGYLVWLALREGKSLWLALIGVVILGLYGAVPTLQPTHFGRAYAAYGGVFVALSVLWGWLVDRIRPDKFDLLGGWIVLLGVLVIMYAPRG from the coding sequence ATGCTATTTTTCGTCTTAGCAGGGCTTTGTGAGATTGGGGGTGGTTATTTGGTTTGGCTGGCACTTCGGGAAGGAAAGAGTCTCTGGTTAGCTTTGATTGGGGTTGTGATACTTGGTCTATATGGCGCGGTTCCAACTCTACAACCTACTCATTTCGGGCGTGCTTATGCAGCATACGGTGGCGTTTTTGTTGCGTTATCTGTTCTGTGGGGCTGGTTAGTTGATCGTATTAGACCTGATAAATTTGATTTGTTGGGTGGTTGGATTGTGTTACTAGGTGTTCTAGTCATAATGTATGCTCCCAGAGGGTAA
- a CDS encoding glycosyltransferase — translation MPANSWPDNDSYKELDPLNSLLSEVSTTEESVVETRDLSLPSRFQGRRGKAALVLTIVWSGTIALHLVSWGSIFILGLTTVLGIHALGVVFARPRHYQKEMQGSLPFVSILVAAKNEEAVIAKLARNLCNLEYPNGQYEVWIIDDNSSDKTPHILAELAKEYDKLKVLRRSAQATGGKSGALNQVLPLTQGEIIAVFDADAQVASDMLLHVVPLFQREKVGAVQVRKAIANAKENFWTKGQMAEMSLDIWFQQQRTALGGIGELRGNGQFVRRQALDSCGGWNEETITDDLDLTFRLHLDKWDIECLFYPAVQEEGVTTAIALWHQRNRWAEGGYQRYLDYWDLILKNRMGTRKTWDMLMFMLTMYILPTAAIPDLLMAVVRHRPPMLGPVTGLSVTMSVVGMFAGLRRIRQEQKFQVHTPFVLLLQTMRGTLYMLHWLVVMSSTTARMSFRPKRLKWVKTVHTGSGE, via the coding sequence ATGCCAGCGAATTCCTGGCCCGACAACGATTCCTACAAAGAGCTTGATCCACTCAATTCCTTGTTGTCTGAAGTATCAACAACAGAGGAATCAGTAGTGGAAACACGGGATTTGTCTCTACCATCCCGGTTTCAAGGACGTAGAGGGAAAGCTGCTCTAGTTTTAACAATCGTCTGGAGTGGCACGATCGCTCTACATTTGGTTTCCTGGGGTTCTATTTTTATACTAGGGTTGACTACCGTTTTAGGTATTCATGCTTTAGGAGTAGTTTTTGCTCGACCCCGCCACTATCAAAAAGAGATGCAGGGTAGTTTACCTTTTGTATCTATATTGGTAGCGGCGAAAAATGAGGAAGCTGTCATTGCTAAATTAGCGAGAAATCTTTGTAATCTGGAATATCCCAACGGGCAATACGAAGTTTGGATAATTGATGATAATAGTAGCGATAAAACGCCCCATATCCTAGCAGAACTGGCAAAAGAGTACGACAAACTAAAAGTCCTCAGACGTTCAGCCCAAGCTACTGGTGGTAAATCAGGGGCATTAAATCAGGTTTTACCATTAACTCAGGGTGAAATCATCGCCGTGTTTGATGCTGATGCTCAAGTAGCGTCAGATATGCTACTCCATGTAGTACCTTTGTTTCAACGGGAAAAGGTGGGGGCGGTGCAGGTGCGAAAAGCGATCGCCAACGCCAAAGAAAATTTCTGGACAAAGGGGCAAATGGCGGAAATGTCGCTGGATATTTGGTTCCAGCAACAGCGTACCGCCCTGGGAGGCATCGGTGAACTGCGGGGGAACGGTCAATTTGTGCGCCGCCAAGCCTTGGATAGCTGCGGCGGTTGGAATGAAGAAACAATCACTGATGATTTGGATCTGACTTTCCGTCTGCATCTTGACAAATGGGATATTGAATGCTTATTCTATCCAGCCGTGCAGGAAGAAGGCGTAACGACGGCGATCGCTCTTTGGCATCAGCGCAATCGCTGGGCGGAAGGTGGCTATCAGCGCTATTTGGACTATTGGGATTTGATTCTCAAAAACCGCATGGGTACGCGGAAAACTTGGGATATGTTGATGTTCATGCTGACGATGTATATCTTGCCGACAGCAGCAATTCCCGATTTACTCATGGCTGTTGTCCGCCATCGTCCGCCAATGCTAGGCCCCGTAACAGGCTTGTCTGTAACTATGTCCGTCGTCGGAATGTTTGCTGGTTTACGGCGCATACGACAAGAACAAAAATTCCAAGTTCATACCCCCTTTGTCTTGTTACTACAAACAATGCGTGGCACGTTATATATGTTGCACTGGTTAGTAGTGATGAGCAGCACCACAGCGCGGATGTCATTCCGACCCAAGCGCTTGAAGTGGGTGAAAACCGTGCATACAGGGAGTGGGGAATAA
- a CDS encoding M20 family metallopeptidase, with translation MVSTFPNSASVDLSRVRLAIRSLQPQLVEWRRRLHQKPELAFQEKITAAFVSSKLQAWGIEHQTSIAQTGIVATIKGEKPSTQVLAIRADMDALPIQELNEVPYCSQHNGVMHACGHDGHTAIALGTAYYLQQHRQNFAGTVKIIFQPAEEGPGGAKPMIEAGVLKNPDVDAIIGLHLWNNLPLGTVGVRSGPLMAAVELFDCTIFGKGGHGAIPHQTVDSVVVAAQIVTALQTIVARNVNPIDSAVVTVGALHGGTTHNVIADTATMKGTVRYFNPAFQGFFPQRIEQVIAGICQSHGAKYDFKYTELYPPVINDQAIAQLVRSVAAEVIETPIGIVPECQTMGGEDMSFFLQEVSGCYFFLGSANPDKDLAYPHHHPRFDFDETALAMGVEIFVRCVEKFFNE, from the coding sequence ATGGTTTCCACCTTTCCCAATTCCGCATCTGTTGACTTATCCCGTGTGCGGCTAGCAATCCGTTCATTGCAACCCCAATTGGTTGAATGGCGACGACGACTGCATCAAAAACCAGAGCTAGCTTTTCAAGAAAAAATCACGGCTGCGTTTGTCTCAAGTAAGTTACAAGCATGGGGAATTGAGCACCAAACAAGTATTGCTCAAACTGGAATAGTGGCTACCATTAAAGGCGAAAAACCCAGCACTCAAGTCTTGGCAATTCGAGCAGATATGGATGCTTTGCCAATCCAAGAACTTAACGAAGTGCCTTACTGCTCACAGCATAATGGTGTGATGCACGCCTGTGGACATGACGGACATACAGCGATCGCACTTGGCACAGCTTACTATTTACAACAGCATCGTCAAAATTTTGCTGGGACTGTAAAAATCATCTTCCAGCCGGCTGAGGAAGGGCCAGGGGGAGCAAAACCCATGATTGAGGCTGGAGTACTGAAAAACCCTGATGTTGATGCAATTATCGGGTTGCACCTATGGAATAACTTACCTTTGGGAACAGTAGGTGTCCGCAGTGGCCCATTGATGGCGGCGGTAGAATTATTTGACTGTACAATTTTCGGCAAAGGTGGACATGGTGCAATACCCCATCAAACTGTAGATTCTGTAGTAGTTGCTGCCCAAATTGTCACTGCTCTACAAACCATCGTCGCGCGTAATGTCAACCCCATCGATTCCGCAGTGGTGACTGTCGGCGCACTCCATGGAGGGACAACCCATAATGTTATTGCCGATACAGCCACTATGAAAGGAACTGTCAGGTATTTTAACCCTGCTTTCCAAGGCTTTTTCCCACAAAGAATTGAGCAAGTTATTGCTGGCATTTGTCAAAGTCATGGCGCAAAATATGACTTTAAATATACTGAATTATATCCCCCAGTCATTAATGATCAGGCGATCGCTCAATTAGTGCGTTCTGTAGCAGCAGAAGTGATCGAAACTCCCATTGGTATCGTGCCAGAATGTCAAACTATGGGCGGTGAAGATATGTCTTTCTTTCTACAAGAAGTTTCAGGTTGTTATTTCTTCCTTGGTTCTGCTAACCCAGACAAAGATTTAGCCTATCCCCATCATCACCCCCGCTTCGACTTTGATGAAACTGCCCTAGCAATGGGGGTAGAGATATTTGTGCGGTGTGTAGAGAAATTTTTTAATGAATAA